The following is a genomic window from Globicephala melas chromosome 6, mGloMel1.2, whole genome shotgun sequence.
GGTCGCAGCCCTCCGCCGGGCACGCGTGGGGCCGCTCGTGTAGCGGGGTCTTGCTGGGTCGGTTGGGGTACTTGCGGGGCCGGATGGGCTTGAGCGTGAGCGGCGGCTGGGGCAGGCTGCCAAAGCCCGGGTGGATCTGCTTGTCTTTGAATGCCTTGATGGTCTCCAGGGGGGTAATAGGGGGCGGGTTGACCCGGATGGGGTCCATGCCCTGGAAGGGCTTGTGCTCCGGAATGGAGCCCATGTCGTTGGGGTGGTGGTATAGGTTGTAGTCAGGAATCATGGGGAAGAGATTGCTGTCCAAGGCCGGTTTGGCCGATTGGTAATCCTGGGGGGAATAGGCGAGCCCGGGGTTGCCCTGGGGATCGTGGAAAGACACAGGCTCCGAGTAGAGATCACTGCAGTTAGAATAGGGGGGCAGCGCCGGATACATGGCCTCCACTTCCCCCTGCGGCGGCTGCACCATGCTGGCTGTGGAGGTTTGCGTGCTGAGTGCCCCAGAGGCCGGGGGCACCCCCAAGATGCCGGCGCTCATGAGGCTAATGATGTTGTCCTGGCACCAGTTGGAAGGGGAGTCAAAGGCGAACTTTCCCAAGTAGGTCACGGTcttgttgccaggggctggctgGAAGGAGCCCGAATAAGAGAGTTCCGGGTTGGGCTTCTC
Proteins encoded in this region:
- the EGR3 gene encoding early growth response protein 3 isoform X1, with protein sequence MTGKLAEKLPVTMSSLLNQLPDNLYPEEIPSALNLFSGSSDSVAHYNQMATENVMDIGLTNEKPNPELSYSGSFQPAPGNKTVTYLGKFAFDSPSNWCQDNIISLMSAGILGVPPASGALSTQTSTASMVQPPQGEVEAMYPALPPYSNCSDLYSEPVSFHDPQGNPGLAYSPQDYQSAKPALDSNLFPMIPDYNLYHHPNDMGSIPEHKPFQGMDPIRVNPPPITPLETIKAFKDKQIHPGFGSLPQPPLTLKPIRPRKYPNRPSKTPLHERPHACPAEGCDRRFSRSDELTRHLRIHTGHKPFQCRICMRSFSRSDHLTTHIRTHTGEKPFACEFCGRKFARSDERKRHAKIHLKQKEKKAEKGGAPSASSAAPVSLAPVVTTCA
- the EGR3 gene encoding early growth response protein 3 isoform X2, which codes for MEPCAAWSPRGGRENVMDIGLTNEKPNPELSYSGSFQPAPGNKTVTYLGKFAFDSPSNWCQDNIISLMSAGILGVPPASGALSTQTSTASMVQPPQGEVEAMYPALPPYSNCSDLYSEPVSFHDPQGNPGLAYSPQDYQSAKPALDSNLFPMIPDYNLYHHPNDMGSIPEHKPFQGMDPIRVNPPPITPLETIKAFKDKQIHPGFGSLPQPPLTLKPIRPRKYPNRPSKTPLHERPHACPAEGCDRRFSRSDELTRHLRIHTGHKPFQCRICMRSFSRSDHLTTHIRTHTGEKPFACEFCGRKFARSDERKRHAKIHLKQKEKKAEKGGAPSASSAAPVSLAPVVTTCA